The Flavobacterium johnsoniae genomic sequence GATATTTTGTTTTGTAGATGCTTTCATTACGCTTTAAAAGATTTTAATTGATAAACAGTAAAAGATAAAAAAGCGATTGAAATGCTTAAAAAATAAATAATATCTCGAGTGTCAATAACACCTCGACTCATACTTTTAAAATGATTCTGCATTCCTAAAACAGAAATAAAATCACCTGAACCTGGAATTAGCGAACTCAAGCCTTCAAAACCAAAATAAAAGAAAAAGCAAAGAAAAACGGCAATAATAAATGCTACAATCTGATTTTCTGAAAGGGTAGATGTAAAGATTCCTATTGCTGAATAAGAAGCAATTAAAAACAATAATCCGAAATAAGAACCAATTGTGCTTCCCATATCGATATTGCCTTCAGGCGAACCCAAATCTGAAATTACTTTTACATAAATTAAGGTTGGAATAATGGCTAAAATAATTAACAAGAACGAGCCAAAGAATTTTCCGTTTACGATTTGCCAGATTGATAAAGGTTTGGTTAAAAGCAACTCTAAAGTTCCTTGTTTTTTTTCGTCAGAGAAACTTCTCATGGTTACGGCTGGAATCAAGAAAATTAGAATCCAAGGCGCCAAAGTGAAAAATGGAGTTAAATCGGCATAGCCTGAATTTAGAATATTATAATCTCCTTCAAATACCCATAAAAATAGTCCGTTGCTGATTAAGAAAATCGCAATGACCAAATAGCCAATTGGCGAGCCAAAAAAGGATTTTATTTCTCTTAGAATTATAGACTTCATATATTTTGTTTCAAGTTTTTTTTGTTTCATGTTTCAAGTTCCACGCTTAACGTGAAACCTTAAACCTGAAACTAATTTAAGCTAACCAGTTTATCAACGCTCCACGCTTCTGGTTTTGCATTGAATAATTTCTTTGTAAAATTCCAAACGGTATTAAAAAGTTCCGAATTTCTGTAATTTTCTAAATCTTCTTCGGTTTCCCAATAACTATATGTAAAAAAAATGCATTTGTCATTTTTGTCCTGATACAATTCTAAAAAACGATTTCCTTCTGCATTTCGTATTTTGTCTTTCACAGATTCAAAATTCTCCAGAAAATCAGGAATTTTTTCTTCGTGAAAACTCATTTTTACTATTCGAACAAACATGCTTGCAATTTTAGATTTCTGAATTTAGATTTTAGATTTTTGAATTGTCTAAAGTCTTACAGGTGCGCAAAAATACAAATTTGATTGTTGTTTTAATTAAAAATTGAAATATTATAAAATGTCGATTTTTAAATTCTGATTTCACCTTTTTTTCAAATATAGCCCGTGGTTTCAACCACGGGAACACAACGTTTATATAATGCGTCCCCGTGGTTGAAACCACGGGCTATGTTTATGATGTAATGAATAATCTGCTCAATCAGTAAAATCTGCCAGAGAATAGATCTAAAATCTAAAATTAGGAGAATTTAATCGTAATCACATCACGATAATTTAATCCCAACAAACTATTAGCAGAACCGACTTTAGAAGGATTACTTCTAAAAATGGCAATTTCTAGAAAACCAGCTTCGTTAAAAATAGCCAGTTTTTCCCCTTCGTAGTTTTTAATCGGATATTTGTCTGAAGTCGCAATGGCAGAATAATTTGGCAGAATTGTTTTGATGTTTTTCGATTTCATGATGATTTCGTACGGGCGTCCGCGCGAAACTTCTAAGAATTGTTTTTTAGAAATATTAGTTACAATGTTTCCAAAATGATCGATGTAAATTACGTAACCTTTTAAAGAATTTCCGTCGCTTGCCACAACAGCTTGCAATTCGGTTGCTTCTTTAATTGCCGTGATTTCTTTTCCGATAACATTTAGTAATCCGCCTTTTGCCAAATGCGAAGCTACTTGAATAAAAATATCCAAATCTGTAGCCTCAATCGGAAAACGATCGTGAATATTAATAGCCACAATTTTCTGCGGTACAATCTTCTGCGTAAGCATACTCAGGATTCCGTTATCGGCGCAAATAAAATAATGATCATTCCACTGCATGGCAATATGCTGGTTTTCTTTGTTACGTTCAATATCAACACCAATTAAGTGTACAGTTCCTTTTGGAAAGCTCAAATAAGAAGCGCCAATAATGTAACTCGCCTCGGCAGTATTAAAAGGATCAATGTCATGAGAAATGTCAATAATCTGAACCTCTGGATTTTCAGAAAGTATTTTACCCTTCAGCGATCCCACAAAGTGATCTTTCAAGCCGTAGTCTGTTGTAAGGGTAATTATTGACATAATTTTGTTTATAACTATTGATAGTATTTAAATCTAATTTTCATTAAATTTGAGAAATGCAAAGCTAGTAATAGTAAATACAAATTGAAAGAAAGAAAAGACAAATTGTATTTTTTAAAGCATTTGTTTGTTACAATATTCAGAAACATTGATTTAGTTTAAAGAACAAAAAACTGAAAACTGCAACTGAGTAGTGTGACTTTAAAAAGACCCGACAACCTCTAAATACTAAAAGGAATTATTTAATTTAAAACTACTTCATTTGAACGAAAGAATAATCGAGCTAGTAGATATTGCACCAAAAGAATTTTGGGGCGCTCAGGACAGCCATCTAGAGATCATTAAAAAGTATTACCCAAAGCTTAAAATCGTAGCGCGAGGGACAACTTTAAAAGCATTTGGCGAAAAAGATGTTTTAGATGAATTCGAAAAAAGATTTCAAAGATTAATGCTTCATTTTACCCGTTACAATAATATTGATGATAATGTAATTGAACGTGTAATTATGAGTGATGGTCAAGAAGACAAAAGATCTTATGATCATGACAAAATCTTAGTTCATGGTGTTGGCGGTAAAATTATCAAAGCGATGACGCCAAATCAGCAATTACTTGTTGATACCATTAAGAAAAATGATATGGTCTTTGCTATTGGTCCTGCTGGAACCGGAAAAACATATACCGGTGTCGCTATGGCGGTTAAAATGCTAAAAGATAAAGAAGTAAAAAGGATTATTCTAACACGTCCTGCGGTAGAAGCTGGAGAAAATCTAGGATTTCTGCCTGGAGATATGAAAGAAAAACTTGATCCTTATATGCAGCCATTGTATGATGCGTTGCGTGATATGCTTCCGAATGAAAAACTTGAGGATTATATTTTGAAAGGAATTATTCAGATTGCGCCGCTTGCCTTTATGCGTGGACGTACGCTTGATAATGCTTTCGTAATTCTTGATGAAG encodes the following:
- the gldF gene encoding gliding motility-associated ABC transporter permease subunit GldF, whose protein sequence is MKSIILREIKSFFGSPIGYLVIAIFLISNGLFLWVFEGDYNILNSGYADLTPFFTLAPWILIFLIPAVTMRSFSDEKKQGTLELLLTKPLSIWQIVNGKFFGSFLLIILAIIPTLIYVKVISDLGSPEGNIDMGSTIGSYFGLLFLIASYSAIGIFTSTLSENQIVAFIIAVFLCFFFYFGFEGLSSLIPGSGDFISVLGMQNHFKSMSRGVIDTRDIIYFLSISIAFLSFTVYQLKSFKA
- a CDS encoding putative quinol monooxygenase, encoding MFVRIVKMSFHEEKIPDFLENFESVKDKIRNAEGNRFLELYQDKNDKCIFFTYSYWETEEDLENYRNSELFNTVWNFTKKLFNAKPEAWSVDKLVSLN
- a CDS encoding SAM hydrolase/SAM-dependent halogenase family protein; protein product: MSIITLTTDYGLKDHFVGSLKGKILSENPEVQIIDISHDIDPFNTAEASYIIGASYLSFPKGTVHLIGVDIERNKENQHIAMQWNDHYFICADNGILSMLTQKIVPQKIVAINIHDRFPIEATDLDIFIQVASHLAKGGLLNVIGKEITAIKEATELQAVVASDGNSLKGYVIYIDHFGNIVTNISKKQFLEVSRGRPYEIIMKSKNIKTILPNYSAIATSDKYPIKNYEGEKLAIFNEAGFLEIAIFRSNPSKVGSANSLLGLNYRDVITIKFS
- a CDS encoding PhoH family protein; translated protein: MNERIIELVDIAPKEFWGAQDSHLEIIKKYYPKLKIVARGTTLKAFGEKDVLDEFEKRFQRLMLHFTRYNNIDDNVIERVIMSDGQEDKRSYDHDKILVHGVGGKIIKAMTPNQQLLVDTIKKNDMVFAIGPAGTGKTYTGVAMAVKMLKDKEVKRIILTRPAVEAGENLGFLPGDMKEKLDPYMQPLYDALRDMLPNEKLEDYILKGIIQIAPLAFMRGRTLDNAFVILDEAQNTTHSQMKMFLTRMGKNAKFMITGDPGQVDLPRRTISGLKEAILVLKDIDGIGIIYLDDKDIVRHRLVKKVIDAYKQIENHD